A region of Homo sapiens chromosome X, GRCh38.p14 Primary Assembly DNA encodes the following proteins:
- the RBM10 gene encoding RNA-binding protein 10 isoform X8 translates to MEYERRGGRGDRTGRYGATDRSQDDGGENRSRDHDYRDMDYRSYPREYGSQEGKHDYDDSSEEQSAEIRGQLQSHGVQAREVRLMRNKSSGQSRGFAFVEFSHLQDATRWMEANQHSLNILGQKVSMHYSDPKPKINEDWLCNKASQGGEGTWATSEEPPVDYSYYQQDEGYGNSQGTESSLYAHGYLKGTKGPGITGTKGDPTGAGPEASLEPGADSVSMQAFSRAQPGAAPGIYQQSAEASSSQGTAANSQSYTIMSPAVLKSELQSPTHPSSALPPATSPTAQESYSQYPVPDVSTYQYDETSGYYYDPQTGLYYDPNSQYYYNAQSQQYLYWDGERRTYVPALEQSADGHKETGAPSKEGKEKKEKHKTKTAQQIAKDMERWARSLNKQKENFKNSFQPISSLRDDERRESATADAGYAILEKKGALAERQHTSMDLPKLASDDRPSPPRGLVAAYSGESDSEEEQERGGPEREEKLTDWQKLACLLCRRQFPSKEALIRHQQLSGLHKQNLEIHRRAHLSENELEALEKNDMEQMKYRDRAAERREKYGIPEPPEPKRRKYGGISTASVDFEQPTRDGLGSDNIGSRMLQAMGWKEGSGLGRKKQGIVTPIEAQTRVRGSGLGARGSSYGVTSTESYKETLHKTMVTRFNEAQ, encoded by the exons TGGTGGTCGTGGTGACAGGACTGGCCGCTATGGAGCCACTGACCGCTCGCAGGATGATGGTGGGGAGAACCGCAGCCGAGACCACGACTACCGGGACATGGACTACCGTTCATATCCTCGCGAGTATGGCAGCCAGGAGGGCAAGCATGACTATGACGACTCATCTGAGGAGCAGAGTGCGGAG ATCCGTGGCCAGCTGCAGTCGCACGGCGTGCAAGCACGGGAGGTTCGGCTGATGCGGAACAAATCTTCAG GTCAGAGCCGGGGCTTCGCCTTCGTCGAGTTTAGTCACTTGCAGGACGCTACACGATGGATGGAAGCCAATCAG CACTCCCTCAACATCCTGGGCCAGAAGGTGTCGATGCACTACAGTGACCCCAAGCCCAAGATCAATGAGGACTGGCTGTGCAATAAG GCCTCCCAAGGTGGGGAGGGTACCTGGGCCACCTCCGAGGAGCCGCCGGTCGACTACAGCTACTACCAACAGGATGAGGGCTATGGCAACAGCCAGGGCACAGAGTCTTCCCTCTATGCCCATGGCTACCTCAAGGGCACCAAGGGCCCTGGCATCACTGGAACCAAAGGGGATCCCACTGGAGCAG GTCCCGAGGCCTCCCTAGAGCCTGGGGCCGACTCTGTGTCGATGCAGGCTTTCTCTCGCGCCCAGCCTGGTGCTGCTCCTGGCATCTACCAACAATCAGCCGAGGCGAGCAGTAGCCAGGGCACTGCTGCCAACAGCCAG TCGTATACCATCATGTCACCCGCTGTGCTCAAATCTGAGCTCCAGAGCCCTACCCATCCTAGTTCTGCTCTCCCACCGGCTACCAGCCCCACTGCCCAGGAATCCTACAGCCAGTACC CTGTTCCCGACGTCTCTACCTACCAGTACGATGAGACCTCCGGCTACTACTATGACCCCCAGACCGGCCTCTACTATGACCCCAACTCCCAG tatTACTACAATGCTCAGAGCCAGCAGTACCTGTACTGGGATGGGGAGAGGCGGACCTATGTTCCCGCCCTGGAGCAGTCGGCCGACGGACATAAGGAGACAGGGGCACCCTCGAAGGAGGgcaaagagaagaaggagaagcaCAAGACCAAGACAGCTCAACAG aTTGCCAAGGACATGGAACGCTGGGCCCGCAgtctcaacaaacaaaaagaaaacttcaaaaatagCTTCCAGCCTATCAGCTCCCTGCGAGATGACGAGAGGCGGGAGTCAGCCACTGCAGATGCTGGCTATGCCATCCTCGAGAAGAAG GGAGCACTAGCCGAGagacagcacaccagcatggatCTCCCGAAATTGGCCAGTGACGACCGCCCA AGCCCTCCGCGAGGACTGGTGGCAGCCTACAGCGGGGAGAGTGACAGTGAGGAGGAGCAGGAGCGTGGGGGCCCTGAGCGGGAGGAGAAGCTCACCGACTGGCAGAAGCTGGCCTGTCTGCTCTGCCGACGCCAGTTCCCCAGCAAAGAGGCGCTCATCCGGCACCAGCAGCTCTCAGGGCTCCACAAG CAAAACCTTGAGATTCACCGGCGAGCCCACTTGTCAGAAAACGAGCTAGAAGCACTAGAGAAGAATGACATGGAG CAAATGAAGTACCGGGACCGTGCAGCTGAACGCAGAGAAAAGTATGGCATCCCCGAGCCGCCAGAGCCCAAGAGGAGGAAGTACGGCGGCATATCCACAGCCTCTGT AGACTTCGAGCAGCCTACTCGGGACGGGCTGGGCAGTGACAACATTGGCAGTCGGATGCTGCAGGCCATGGGCTGGAAAGAGGGCAGCGGCCTGGGCCGCAAGAAGCAGGGCATTGTAACGCCTATCGAG GCCCAAACACGGGTGCGGGGCTCCGGCCTGGGTGCACGGGGCAGCTCCTACGGGGTCACCTCAACCGAGTCCTACAAGGAGACACTGCACAAGACAATGGTGACCCGCTTCAACGAGGCCCAGTGA
- the RBM10 gene encoding RNA-binding protein 10 isoform 5 (isoform 5 is encoded by transcript variant 5), with the protein MSGSPSLTARAEKVSVDAGRGGGESLQEASPRLADHGSSSGGGWEVKRSQRLRRGPSSPRRPYQDMEYERRGGRGDRTGRYGATDRSQDDGGENRSRDHDYRDMDYRSYPREYGSQEGKHDYDDSSEEQSAEDSYEASPGSETQRRRRRRHRHSPTGPPGFPRDGDYRDQDYRTEQGEEEEEEEDEEEEEKASNIVMLRMLPQAATEDDIRGQLQSHGVQAREVRLMRNKSSGQSRGFAFVEFSHLQDATRWMEANQHSLNILGQKVSMHYSDPKPKINEDWLCNKCGVQNFKRREKCFKCGVPKSEAEQKLPLGTRLDQQTLPLGGRELSQGLLPLPQPYQAQGVLASQALSQGSEPSSENANDTIILRNLNPHSTMDSILGALAPYAVLSSSNVRVIKDKQTQLNRGFAFIQLSTIVEAAQLLQILQALHPPLTIDGKTINVEFAKGSKRDMASNEGSRISAASVASTAIAAAQWAISQASQGGEGTWATSEEPPVDYSYYQQDEGYGNSQGTESSLYAHGYLKGTKGPGITGTKGDPTGAGPEASLEPGADSVSMQAFSRAQPGAAPGIYQQSAEASSSQGTAANSQSYTIMSPAVLKSELQSPTHPSSALPPATSPTAQESYSQYPVPDVSTYQYDETSGYYYDPQTGLYYDPNSQYYYNAQSQQYLYWDGERRTYVPALEQSADGHKETGAPSKEGKEKKEKHKTKTAQQIAKDMERWARSLNKQKENFKNSFQPISSLRDDERRESATADAGYAILEKKGALAERQHTSMDLPKLASDDRPSPPRGLVAAYSGESDSEEEQERGGPEREEKLTDWQKLACLLCRRQFPSKEALIRHQQLSGLHKQNLEIHRRAHLSENELEALEKNDMEQMKYRDRAAERREKYGIPEPPEPKRRKYGGISTASVDFEQPTRDGLGSDNIGSRMLQAMGWKEGSGLGRKKQGIVTPIEAQTRVRGSGLGARGSSYGVTSTESYKETLHKTMVTRFNEAQ; encoded by the exons TGGTGGTCGTGGTGACAGGACTGGCCGCTATGGAGCCACTGACCGCTCGCAGGATGATGGTGGGGAGAACCGCAGCCGAGACCACGACTACCGGGACATGGACTACCGTTCATATCCTCGCGAGTATGGCAGCCAGGAGGGCAAGCATGACTATGACGACTCATCTGAGGAGCAGAGTGCGGAG GATTCCTACGAGGCCTCCCCGGGCTCCGAGACTCAGCgtaggcggcggcggcggcacaGGCACAGCCCCACCGGCCCGCCAGGCTTCCCCCGAGACGGCGACTATCGGGACCAGGACTATCGGACCGagcaaggggaggaggaggaggaggaggaggatgaggaggaggaggagaaggccaGTAACATCGTCATGCTGAGGATGCTGCCACAGGCAGCCACTGAGGATGAC ATCCGTGGCCAGCTGCAGTCGCACGGCGTGCAAGCACGGGAGGTTCGGCTGATGCGGAACAAATCTTCAG GTCAGAGCCGGGGCTTCGCCTTCGTCGAGTTTAGTCACTTGCAGGACGCTACACGATGGATGGAAGCCAATCAG CACTCCCTCAACATCCTGGGCCAGAAGGTGTCGATGCACTACAGTGACCCCAAGCCCAAGATCAATGAGGACTGGCTGTGCAATAAG TGTGGCGTCCAGAACTTCAAACGCCGAGAGAAGTGCTTCAAATGTGGCGTGCCCAAGTCAG AGGCAGAGCAGAAGCTGCCCCTCGGCACGAGGCTGGATCAGCAGACACTGCCACTGGGTGGCCGGGAGCTGAGCCAGGGCCTGCTTCCCCTGCCGCAGCCCTACCAGGCCCAGGGAGTCCTGGCCTCCCAAGCCCTGTCACAGGGCTCGGAGCCAAGCTCAGAGAACGCCAATGACA CCATCATTTTGCGCAACCTGAACCCACACAGCACCATGGATTCCATCCTGGGGGCCCTGGCACCCTACGCGGTGCTGTCCTCCTCCAACGTGCGCGTCATAAAGGACAAGCAGACCCAACTGAACCGCGGCTTTGCCTTCATCCAGCTCTCCACCATCGTG gagGCAGCCCAGCTGCTGCAGATCCTGCAGGCCCTGCACCCACCACTCACTATCGACGGCAAGACCATCAATGTTGAGTTTGCCAAGGGTTCTAAGAG GGACATGGCCTCCAATGAAGGCAGTCGCATCAGTGCTGCCTCTGTGGCCAGCACTGCCATTGCTGCGGCCCAGTGGGCCATCTCACAG GCCTCCCAAGGTGGGGAGGGTACCTGGGCCACCTCCGAGGAGCCGCCGGTCGACTACAGCTACTACCAACAGGATGAGGGCTATGGCAACAGCCAGGGCACAGAGTCTTCCCTCTATGCCCATGGCTACCTCAAGGGCACCAAGGGCCCTGGCATCACTGGAACCAAAGGGGATCCCACTGGAGCAG GTCCCGAGGCCTCCCTAGAGCCTGGGGCCGACTCTGTGTCGATGCAGGCTTTCTCTCGCGCCCAGCCTGGTGCTGCTCCTGGCATCTACCAACAATCAGCCGAGGCGAGCAGTAGCCAGGGCACTGCTGCCAACAGCCAG TCGTATACCATCATGTCACCCGCTGTGCTCAAATCTGAGCTCCAGAGCCCTACCCATCCTAGTTCTGCTCTCCCACCGGCTACCAGCCCCACTGCCCAGGAATCCTACAGCCAGTACC CTGTTCCCGACGTCTCTACCTACCAGTACGATGAGACCTCCGGCTACTACTATGACCCCCAGACCGGCCTCTACTATGACCCCAACTCCCAG tatTACTACAATGCTCAGAGCCAGCAGTACCTGTACTGGGATGGGGAGAGGCGGACCTATGTTCCCGCCCTGGAGCAGTCGGCCGACGGACATAAGGAGACAGGGGCACCCTCGAAGGAGGgcaaagagaagaaggagaagcaCAAGACCAAGACAGCTCAACAG aTTGCCAAGGACATGGAACGCTGGGCCCGCAgtctcaacaaacaaaaagaaaacttcaaaaatagCTTCCAGCCTATCAGCTCCCTGCGAGATGACGAGAGGCGGGAGTCAGCCACTGCAGATGCTGGCTATGCCATCCTCGAGAAGAAG GGAGCACTAGCCGAGagacagcacaccagcatggatCTCCCGAAATTGGCCAGTGACGACCGCCCA AGCCCTCCGCGAGGACTGGTGGCAGCCTACAGCGGGGAGAGTGACAGTGAGGAGGAGCAGGAGCGTGGGGGCCCTGAGCGGGAGGAGAAGCTCACCGACTGGCAGAAGCTGGCCTGTCTGCTCTGCCGACGCCAGTTCCCCAGCAAAGAGGCGCTCATCCGGCACCAGCAGCTCTCAGGGCTCCACAAG CAAAACCTTGAGATTCACCGGCGAGCCCACTTGTCAGAAAACGAGCTAGAAGCACTAGAGAAGAATGACATGGAG CAAATGAAGTACCGGGACCGTGCAGCTGAACGCAGAGAAAAGTATGGCATCCCCGAGCCGCCAGAGCCCAAGAGGAGGAAGTACGGCGGCATATCCACAGCCTCTGT AGACTTCGAGCAGCCTACTCGGGACGGGCTGGGCAGTGACAACATTGGCAGTCGGATGCTGCAGGCCATGGGCTGGAAAGAGGGCAGCGGCCTGGGCCGCAAGAAGCAGGGCATTGTAACGCCTATCGAG GCCCAAACACGGGTGCGGGGCTCCGGCCTGGGTGCACGGGGCAGCTCCTACGGGGTCACCTCAACCGAGTCCTACAAGGAGACACTGCACAAGACAATGGTGACCCGCTTCAACGAGGCCCAGTGA
- the RBM10 gene encoding RNA-binding protein 10 isoform 4 (isoform 4 is encoded by transcript variant 4) produces MEYERRGGRGDRTGRYGATDRSQDDGGENRSRDHDYRDMDYRSYPREYGSQEGKHDYDDSSEEQSAEDSYEASPGSETQRRRRRRHRHSPTGPPGFPRDGDYRDQDYRTEQGEEEEEEEDEEEEEKASNIVMLRMLPQAATEDDIRGQLQSHGVQAREVRLMRNKSSGQSRGFAFVEFSHLQDATRWMEANQHSLNILGQKVSMHYSDPKPKINEDWLCNKCGVQNFKRREKCFKCGVPKSEAEQKLPLGTRLDQQTLPLGGRELSQGLLPLPQPYQAQGVLASQALSQGSEPSSENANDTIILRNLNPHSTMDSILGALAPYAVLSSSNVRVIKDKQTQLNRGFAFIQLSTIEAAQLLQILQALHPPLTIDGKTINVEFAKGSKRDMASNEGSRISAASVASTAIAAAQWAISQASQGGEGTWATSEEPPVDYSYYQQDEGYGNSQGTESSLYAHGYLKGTKGPGITGTKGDPTGAGPEASLEPGADSVSMQAFSRAQPGAAPGIYQQSAEASSSQGTAANSQSYTIMSPAVLKSELQSPTHPSSALPPATSPTAQESYSQYPVPDVSTYQYDETSGYYYDPQTGLYYDPNSQYYYNAQSQQYLYWDGERRTYVPALEQSADGHKETGAPSKEGKEKKEKHKTKTAQQIAKDMERWARSLNKQKENFKNSFQPISSLRDDERRESATADAGYAILEKKGALAERQHTSMDLPKLASDDRPSPPRGLVAAYSGESDSEEEQERGGPEREEKLTDWQKLACLLCRRQFPSKEALIRHQQLSGLHKQNLEIHRRAHLSENELEALEKNDMEQMKYRDRAAERREKYGIPEPPEPKRRKYGGISTASVDFEQPTRDGLGSDNIGSRMLQAMGWKEGSGLGRKKQGIVTPIEAQTRVRGSGLGARGSSYGVTSTESYKETLHKTMVTRFNEAQ; encoded by the exons TGGTGGTCGTGGTGACAGGACTGGCCGCTATGGAGCCACTGACCGCTCGCAGGATGATGGTGGGGAGAACCGCAGCCGAGACCACGACTACCGGGACATGGACTACCGTTCATATCCTCGCGAGTATGGCAGCCAGGAGGGCAAGCATGACTATGACGACTCATCTGAGGAGCAGAGTGCGGAG GATTCCTACGAGGCCTCCCCGGGCTCCGAGACTCAGCgtaggcggcggcggcggcacaGGCACAGCCCCACCGGCCCGCCAGGCTTCCCCCGAGACGGCGACTATCGGGACCAGGACTATCGGACCGagcaaggggaggaggaggaggaggaggaggatgaggaggaggaggagaaggccaGTAACATCGTCATGCTGAGGATGCTGCCACAGGCAGCCACTGAGGATGAC ATCCGTGGCCAGCTGCAGTCGCACGGCGTGCAAGCACGGGAGGTTCGGCTGATGCGGAACAAATCTTCAG GTCAGAGCCGGGGCTTCGCCTTCGTCGAGTTTAGTCACTTGCAGGACGCTACACGATGGATGGAAGCCAATCAG CACTCCCTCAACATCCTGGGCCAGAAGGTGTCGATGCACTACAGTGACCCCAAGCCCAAGATCAATGAGGACTGGCTGTGCAATAAG TGTGGCGTCCAGAACTTCAAACGCCGAGAGAAGTGCTTCAAATGTGGCGTGCCCAAGTCAG AGGCAGAGCAGAAGCTGCCCCTCGGCACGAGGCTGGATCAGCAGACACTGCCACTGGGTGGCCGGGAGCTGAGCCAGGGCCTGCTTCCCCTGCCGCAGCCCTACCAGGCCCAGGGAGTCCTGGCCTCCCAAGCCCTGTCACAGGGCTCGGAGCCAAGCTCAGAGAACGCCAATGACA CCATCATTTTGCGCAACCTGAACCCACACAGCACCATGGATTCCATCCTGGGGGCCCTGGCACCCTACGCGGTGCTGTCCTCCTCCAACGTGCGCGTCATAAAGGACAAGCAGACCCAACTGAACCGCGGCTTTGCCTTCATCCAGCTCTCCACCATC gagGCAGCCCAGCTGCTGCAGATCCTGCAGGCCCTGCACCCACCACTCACTATCGACGGCAAGACCATCAATGTTGAGTTTGCCAAGGGTTCTAAGAG GGACATGGCCTCCAATGAAGGCAGTCGCATCAGTGCTGCCTCTGTGGCCAGCACTGCCATTGCTGCGGCCCAGTGGGCCATCTCACAG GCCTCCCAAGGTGGGGAGGGTACCTGGGCCACCTCCGAGGAGCCGCCGGTCGACTACAGCTACTACCAACAGGATGAGGGCTATGGCAACAGCCAGGGCACAGAGTCTTCCCTCTATGCCCATGGCTACCTCAAGGGCACCAAGGGCCCTGGCATCACTGGAACCAAAGGGGATCCCACTGGAGCAG GTCCCGAGGCCTCCCTAGAGCCTGGGGCCGACTCTGTGTCGATGCAGGCTTTCTCTCGCGCCCAGCCTGGTGCTGCTCCTGGCATCTACCAACAATCAGCCGAGGCGAGCAGTAGCCAGGGCACTGCTGCCAACAGCCAG TCGTATACCATCATGTCACCCGCTGTGCTCAAATCTGAGCTCCAGAGCCCTACCCATCCTAGTTCTGCTCTCCCACCGGCTACCAGCCCCACTGCCCAGGAATCCTACAGCCAGTACC CTGTTCCCGACGTCTCTACCTACCAGTACGATGAGACCTCCGGCTACTACTATGACCCCCAGACCGGCCTCTACTATGACCCCAACTCCCAG tatTACTACAATGCTCAGAGCCAGCAGTACCTGTACTGGGATGGGGAGAGGCGGACCTATGTTCCCGCCCTGGAGCAGTCGGCCGACGGACATAAGGAGACAGGGGCACCCTCGAAGGAGGgcaaagagaagaaggagaagcaCAAGACCAAGACAGCTCAACAG aTTGCCAAGGACATGGAACGCTGGGCCCGCAgtctcaacaaacaaaaagaaaacttcaaaaatagCTTCCAGCCTATCAGCTCCCTGCGAGATGACGAGAGGCGGGAGTCAGCCACTGCAGATGCTGGCTATGCCATCCTCGAGAAGAAG GGAGCACTAGCCGAGagacagcacaccagcatggatCTCCCGAAATTGGCCAGTGACGACCGCCCA AGCCCTCCGCGAGGACTGGTGGCAGCCTACAGCGGGGAGAGTGACAGTGAGGAGGAGCAGGAGCGTGGGGGCCCTGAGCGGGAGGAGAAGCTCACCGACTGGCAGAAGCTGGCCTGTCTGCTCTGCCGACGCCAGTTCCCCAGCAAAGAGGCGCTCATCCGGCACCAGCAGCTCTCAGGGCTCCACAAG CAAAACCTTGAGATTCACCGGCGAGCCCACTTGTCAGAAAACGAGCTAGAAGCACTAGAGAAGAATGACATGGAG CAAATGAAGTACCGGGACCGTGCAGCTGAACGCAGAGAAAAGTATGGCATCCCCGAGCCGCCAGAGCCCAAGAGGAGGAAGTACGGCGGCATATCCACAGCCTCTGT AGACTTCGAGCAGCCTACTCGGGACGGGCTGGGCAGTGACAACATTGGCAGTCGGATGCTGCAGGCCATGGGCTGGAAAGAGGGCAGCGGCCTGGGCCGCAAGAAGCAGGGCATTGTAACGCCTATCGAG GCCCAAACACGGGTGCGGGGCTCCGGCCTGGGTGCACGGGGCAGCTCCTACGGGGTCACCTCAACCGAGTCCTACAAGGAGACACTGCACAAGACAATGGTGACCCGCTTCAACGAGGCCCAGTGA
- the RBM10 gene encoding RNA-binding protein 10 isoform 3 (isoform 3 is encoded by transcript variant 3), giving the protein MEYERRGGRGDRTGRYGATDRSQDDGGENRSRDHDYRDMDYRSYPREYGSQEGKHDYDDSSEEQSAEIRGQLQSHGVQAREVRLMRNKSSGQSRGFAFVEFSHLQDATRWMEANQHSLNILGQKVSMHYSDPKPKINEDWLCNKCGVQNFKRREKCFKCGVPKSEAEQKLPLGTRLDQQTLPLGGRELSQGLLPLPQPYQAQGVLASQALSQGSEPSSENANDTIILRNLNPHSTMDSILGALAPYAVLSSSNVRVIKDKQTQLNRGFAFIQLSTIVEAAQLLQILQALHPPLTIDGKTINVEFAKGSKRDMASNEGSRISAASVASTAIAAAQWAISQASQGGEGTWATSEEPPVDYSYYQQDEGYGNSQGTESSLYAHGYLKGTKGPGITGTKGDPTGAGPEASLEPGADSVSMQAFSRAQPGAAPGIYQQSAEASSSQGTAANSQSYTIMSPAVLKSELQSPTHPSSALPPATSPTAQESYSQYPVPDVSTYQYDETSGYYYDPQTGLYYDPNSQYYYNAQSQQYLYWDGERRTYVPALEQSADGHKETGAPSKEGKEKKEKHKTKTAQQIAKDMERWARSLNKQKENFKNSFQPISSLRDDERRESATADAGYAILEKKGALAERQHTSMDLPKLASDDRPSPPRGLVAAYSGESDSEEEQERGGPEREEKLTDWQKLACLLCRRQFPSKEALIRHQQLSGLHKQNLEIHRRAHLSENELEALEKNDMEQMKYRDRAAERREKYGIPEPPEPKRRKYGGISTASVDFEQPTRDGLGSDNIGSRMLQAMGWKEGSGLGRKKQGIVTPIEAQTRVRGSGLGARGSSYGVTSTESYKETLHKTMVTRFNEAQ; this is encoded by the exons TGGTGGTCGTGGTGACAGGACTGGCCGCTATGGAGCCACTGACCGCTCGCAGGATGATGGTGGGGAGAACCGCAGCCGAGACCACGACTACCGGGACATGGACTACCGTTCATATCCTCGCGAGTATGGCAGCCAGGAGGGCAAGCATGACTATGACGACTCATCTGAGGAGCAGAGTGCGGAG ATCCGTGGCCAGCTGCAGTCGCACGGCGTGCAAGCACGGGAGGTTCGGCTGATGCGGAACAAATCTTCAG GTCAGAGCCGGGGCTTCGCCTTCGTCGAGTTTAGTCACTTGCAGGACGCTACACGATGGATGGAAGCCAATCAG CACTCCCTCAACATCCTGGGCCAGAAGGTGTCGATGCACTACAGTGACCCCAAGCCCAAGATCAATGAGGACTGGCTGTGCAATAAG TGTGGCGTCCAGAACTTCAAACGCCGAGAGAAGTGCTTCAAATGTGGCGTGCCCAAGTCAG AGGCAGAGCAGAAGCTGCCCCTCGGCACGAGGCTGGATCAGCAGACACTGCCACTGGGTGGCCGGGAGCTGAGCCAGGGCCTGCTTCCCCTGCCGCAGCCCTACCAGGCCCAGGGAGTCCTGGCCTCCCAAGCCCTGTCACAGGGCTCGGAGCCAAGCTCAGAGAACGCCAATGACA CCATCATTTTGCGCAACCTGAACCCACACAGCACCATGGATTCCATCCTGGGGGCCCTGGCACCCTACGCGGTGCTGTCCTCCTCCAACGTGCGCGTCATAAAGGACAAGCAGACCCAACTGAACCGCGGCTTTGCCTTCATCCAGCTCTCCACCATCGTG gagGCAGCCCAGCTGCTGCAGATCCTGCAGGCCCTGCACCCACCACTCACTATCGACGGCAAGACCATCAATGTTGAGTTTGCCAAGGGTTCTAAGAG GGACATGGCCTCCAATGAAGGCAGTCGCATCAGTGCTGCCTCTGTGGCCAGCACTGCCATTGCTGCGGCCCAGTGGGCCATCTCACAG GCCTCCCAAGGTGGGGAGGGTACCTGGGCCACCTCCGAGGAGCCGCCGGTCGACTACAGCTACTACCAACAGGATGAGGGCTATGGCAACAGCCAGGGCACAGAGTCTTCCCTCTATGCCCATGGCTACCTCAAGGGCACCAAGGGCCCTGGCATCACTGGAACCAAAGGGGATCCCACTGGAGCAG GTCCCGAGGCCTCCCTAGAGCCTGGGGCCGACTCTGTGTCGATGCAGGCTTTCTCTCGCGCCCAGCCTGGTGCTGCTCCTGGCATCTACCAACAATCAGCCGAGGCGAGCAGTAGCCAGGGCACTGCTGCCAACAGCCAG TCGTATACCATCATGTCACCCGCTGTGCTCAAATCTGAGCTCCAGAGCCCTACCCATCCTAGTTCTGCTCTCCCACCGGCTACCAGCCCCACTGCCCAGGAATCCTACAGCCAGTACC CTGTTCCCGACGTCTCTACCTACCAGTACGATGAGACCTCCGGCTACTACTATGACCCCCAGACCGGCCTCTACTATGACCCCAACTCCCAG tatTACTACAATGCTCAGAGCCAGCAGTACCTGTACTGGGATGGGGAGAGGCGGACCTATGTTCCCGCCCTGGAGCAGTCGGCCGACGGACATAAGGAGACAGGGGCACCCTCGAAGGAGGgcaaagagaagaaggagaagcaCAAGACCAAGACAGCTCAACAG aTTGCCAAGGACATGGAACGCTGGGCCCGCAgtctcaacaaacaaaaagaaaacttcaaaaatagCTTCCAGCCTATCAGCTCCCTGCGAGATGACGAGAGGCGGGAGTCAGCCACTGCAGATGCTGGCTATGCCATCCTCGAGAAGAAG GGAGCACTAGCCGAGagacagcacaccagcatggatCTCCCGAAATTGGCCAGTGACGACCGCCCA AGCCCTCCGCGAGGACTGGTGGCAGCCTACAGCGGGGAGAGTGACAGTGAGGAGGAGCAGGAGCGTGGGGGCCCTGAGCGGGAGGAGAAGCTCACCGACTGGCAGAAGCTGGCCTGTCTGCTCTGCCGACGCCAGTTCCCCAGCAAAGAGGCGCTCATCCGGCACCAGCAGCTCTCAGGGCTCCACAAG CAAAACCTTGAGATTCACCGGCGAGCCCACTTGTCAGAAAACGAGCTAGAAGCACTAGAGAAGAATGACATGGAG CAAATGAAGTACCGGGACCGTGCAGCTGAACGCAGAGAAAAGTATGGCATCCCCGAGCCGCCAGAGCCCAAGAGGAGGAAGTACGGCGGCATATCCACAGCCTCTGT AGACTTCGAGCAGCCTACTCGGGACGGGCTGGGCAGTGACAACATTGGCAGTCGGATGCTGCAGGCCATGGGCTGGAAAGAGGGCAGCGGCCTGGGCCGCAAGAAGCAGGGCATTGTAACGCCTATCGAG GCCCAAACACGGGTGCGGGGCTCCGGCCTGGGTGCACGGGGCAGCTCCTACGGGGTCACCTCAACCGAGTCCTACAAGGAGACACTGCACAAGACAATGGTGACCCGCTTCAACGAGGCCCAGTGA